One part of the Plasmodium yoelii strain 17X genome assembly, chromosome: 13 genome encodes these proteins:
- a CDS encoding fam-a protein: MNKFYIKIGFFLLRISVYVNNKTLATEPVPKKDTPSKPLHYSTSKEIYEKNKHLLCTKPEEITEAVELMNEAVTHLEYHATSKDYKLCLKYPNNNTLFYKKKYEDNTNVEKIHFKIYNSDMYNDIINRLWDPDHPNFFNTGSVKIARVYNPNLVMIQQRYENDSSTRQKYFYALAAKTEISEDKTIIVITSADINDHHPSNKKYKNTIIENANLFKTDIDSEDDIRNGRLKKTYVNIAGYLIKNNDKFIDITYVESIDGHVLSYPRRIIKKALEYFFLHICFSAS, translated from the exons atgaataaattttatattaaaattggtttttttcttttaagaATTTCTGTAtatgtgaataataaaaccCTTGCAACTGAACCAGTTCCAAAAAAAGATACACCATCCAAACCATTACATTATTCTAC TtcaaaagaaatatatgaaaaaaacaagcACTTATTATGTACCAAACCAGAAGAAATTACAGAAGCAGTCGAACTTATGAACGAAGCTGTAACACATTTAGAATATCATGCTACAAGTAAagattataaattatgtttaaaatatcctaataataatacacttttttataaaaaaaaatatgaagacAATAcaaatgttgaaaaaatccattttaaaatttataattccGACATG tataatgatataataaaCAGGTTATGGGATCCAGATCATCCCAATTTTTTCAATACTGGCTCTGTTAAAA ttgCCCGCGTGTACAATCCAAATTTAGTAATGATACAACAACGTTACGAAAATGATTCTAGTACTCGtcagaaatatttttatgctttaGCTGCAAAGACTGAA ATATCAGAAGACAAAACTATAATTGTCATAACTTCGGCAGATATAAATGATCATCACCCTtccaataaaaaatataaaaacacaATAATAGAAAACGCAAATTTATTCAAAACTGACATTGATTCTGAAGATGATATTAGAAATGgaagattaaaaaaaacgtaTGTTAATATAGCTGGATAcctcattaaaaataacgaCAAATTTATTGATATCACCTATGTCGAATCT atTGATGGACATGTTCTCAGTTACCCAAGACGCATTATTAAAAAAGCTTTagaatattttttccttCATATATGTTTTTCAGCATCGTAA
- a CDS encoding LCCL domain-containing protein gives MNYLFYLVLSVILNCFVKGQESATNFYKFIDSFASSTYISEESGSSLYDAKRAIQNNPSYWCSAGNHLKDEEITWTGYLNTKGFVKGVKISWEYSPELVSIFVSSDGEHYKNVIPYKKISSTESSFDEIYFFKKLEEVISIKIGLKNAIHKYFGIREVKIIGGGNPYFLLLSGITSEQEMCLQVEEGLINNDNTSVILDSCINALASGDGRELWKTNSNNQIISALSDPPKCLAVINVDNLENNKLVLYDCLRALEDGDGKSNWVFESNSQIRLQRSGEPLCISQKNVHGNIPGIHDILLNIDASVDATSILDDDHNADNTIDGNLNSFWASSIFGDSYEHLVYFIIDLNKFVEISRIKVFWEYPPLHYIISFSTEKDNYKIVAENLANPSFITIDSLKNIETRYIKISMIKPHPKHGEMDGQFLYGIRSIEVQANNLESVLNFCRDAANSDDARDKYFIEYISEFDKNLSNKLINLEDDVSKNVSSISDKLSKLEEVLPNIETCLNEKKEYETKLKVSMEQVIELNDKITTLESVDLIHSNDLLRLGISPGDSSSYPANDCSVIKNSQEVPMSGFYWIKPKCSPEPLRVYCDMDSSTSLYVWNGHSPKSPDHLITNIINSVDDIRKHCAEVGLEPLVLKSTDQLNSLIFALKKMGFILNGKINIPLAYDYSCNYGSCSGKFHDLLNGNVDLTTLIYFKGAESPNSTSIRQTAGISYDDGSFKFFNLETSDISAIVCSTNSSENDFSMQYLSIECDTTALDDDFNGIVNTNIVALCPLGCDNERFKEFNVYGSNGVYSDSSSICRASIHAGVIDKQGGLVNVTIESGLDYYKGSISNNIESISLNKGGNESLLDIITNEKKEDIKEETSIINHRTIRISNLSQDCPIDLFEYKQLSFIEKGNLKKNEQNEEKIAEYNESNESYKTHEIINDLLKNIDAIHGVDPSVISIIQDETVRVIEKAKKEFAPADILSKKQIDDTINLYNLTENLALYLYDLSGKYINDLEKVKERLEELKKIQRIVHNFGTFKLNYESMNFSSYFYVFDSKLIKNKPSVWGYVDTEILGHKNSIGQMSSISNREIGEGYFAKLKGLNFYDFEIRVSVLSKGTGCAGIAFRAKDDFNFYLFDICDQDGVRRLSKIENGHADILKEKYGEFSINNKWSTYKITTSHANIDIYEIDDKLNEMKILSSLDEKFLSGTVGLYSQINGQGTFFDGLEIIAKPCSELSKNGKHEKKQNYNCPYYKENYDNDLFPYTIINDVEYKWGFANEDDSDYLFCKKIENIDNESNENYKSDKLYDTIALLKQRKCSDGILNFDMNYSLSKENKNLDRNKPHIYILFNFVNENNFNALEIRQDSLKLTSYKDSKTVTLSEFNDHDKITKTLEQDEWFHVNVKFDKLKFKAVVSNNNGYEIELDANNIDTDSIDLGNVGFSVNNFDEVKFDSITLSSNVLNSNESFIESKTKTWGTCEKSIHVLNRRSSCETDIHPNQKKEKHINCIKNFCEECCLHHTKMLDSNERKQCEKHCKRNDGLAEKMQKLFEKFINKCVSLEENKDYENCDDNDLNCRSKTCILCCEQNDVVDSDDIEEISFHKSKDIQKEETIECQFQCKITHGITE, from the coding sequence ATGAATTATTTATTCTATCTAGTATTATCCGTGATTTTAAATTGTTTTGTAAAGGGACAAGAATCTGctacaaatttttataagttTATTGATTCTTTTGCGTCATCTACATATATTTCAGAGGAATCAGGAAGTTCGCTTTACGATGCTAAAAGAGCGATCCAGAACAACCCAAGTTATTGGTGTAGCGCTGGGAATCACTTAAAGGATGAAGAAATAACATGGACGGGATATTTAAATACAAAGGGATTTGTAAAAGGTGTAAAAATATCATGGGAATATAGCCCAGAATTAGTTAGTATATTCGTGTCTTCTGATGGAGagcattataaaaatgtgattccatataaaaaaatatcgaGTACTGAATCATCTTTtgatgaaatatatttttttaaaaaactaGAAGAGGTTATATCAATTAAAATAGGGTTAAAAAATGCCATTCACAAATATTTTGGAATAAGAGAAGTGAAGATTATTGGTGGAGGGAATCCttactttttattattatctggAATTACAAGTGAACAAGAAATGTGTTTACAAGTAGAAGAAGggttaataaataatgataatacatCTGTAATTTTAGACTCATGTATTAATGCTTTAGCAAGTGGAGATGGTAGAGAACTATGGAAAACAAATTCTAACAATCAAATTATTAGCGCATTAAGTGATCCTCCTAAATGTTTAGCTGTTATAAATGTAGATAACTTAGAAAATAACAAATTGGTTTTATATGATTGTTTAAGAGCTTTAGAAGACGGTGATGGTAAATCGAATTGGGTATTTGAATCAAACTCTCAGATTCGATTGCAAAGAAGCGGTGAGCCTTTATGTATTTCTCAAAAAAATGTTCATGGGAATATACCAGGAATTCATGATATTCTTCTTAATATAGATGCATCTGTTGATGCTACTTCCATCTTAGATGATGATCACAATGCTGATAACACAATAGATGGGAACCTGAATAGTTTTTGGGCATCATCTATATTTGGAGATAGCTATGAGCACttagtttattttattatagacttaaataaatttgtaGAAATATCCAGAATAAAAGTATTTTGGGAGTATCCACCTTTACattatattatatcttttaGTACAGAAAaggataattataaaattgttgCTGAAAATTTAGCTAACCCAAGTTTTATAACAATAGATTCATTAAAAAACATTGAAACAAGATACATTAAAATATCAATGATTAAGCCTCATCCCAAACATGGAGAAATGGATGGCCAATTTTTATATGGAATAAGATCAATAGAAGTTCAAGCCAACAATTTAGAAAGTGTGTTAAATTTTTGTAGAGATGCAGCAAATTCAGATGATGCTCGAGACAAGTATTTTATTGAATATATTAGTGAATTCGATAAAAATTTAAgcaacaaattaataaatcttGAAGATGATGTTTCAAAAAATGTGAGTTCTATTAGCgataaattatcaaaattagAAGAAGTATTACCTAATATTGAAACATGTTTAAATGAAAAGAAAGAATATGAAACAAAGTTAAAAGTATCAATGGAACAAGTTATTGAactaaatgataaaattacCACCTTAGAATCAGTAGATTTAATTCATAGCAATGATTTATTACGATTAGGGATATCTCCTGGTGATTCGTCGTCGTATCCTGCGAATGATTGTTCagtaattaaaaattctCAAGAAGTCCCTATGTCGGGATTTTATTGGATAAAACCTAAATGTTCACCTGAACCTCTAAGAGTATATTGTGATATGGATTCAAGTACATCTTTATATGTTTGGAATGGTCACTCTCCTAAATCTCCAGATCATTTGAtaacaaatattataaattcagTAGATGACATTAGAAAGCACTGTGCTGAAGTAGGCTTAGAACCATTAGTACTAAAATCAACTGATCAATTAAATAGTTTAATTTTTgcattgaaaaaaatgggttttatattaaatggtaaaattaatataccaTTAGCTTATGATTATTCATGCAATTATGGTAGTTGTAGTGGAAAGTTTCATGATTTATTAAATGGTAACGTCGATTTAAcaacattaatttattttaaaggaGCAGAATCCCCTAATAGCACTAGTATTAGACAAACAGCGGGTATATCATATGATGATGgatcttttaaattttttaacttAGAAACATCAGATATATCTGCAATAGTTTGTTCAACAAATTCGTCGGAAAATGATTTTTCAATGCAATATTTAAGTATAGAGTGTGATACCACAGCATTAGACGATGATTTTAATGGAATTGTAAATACAAATATAGTAGCTTTATGCCCTTTAGGATGTGATAATGAGAGATTTAAGGAATTTAATGTATATGGTAGCAATGGAGTCTATTCTGATAGTAGCTCTATTTGTAGAGCATCTATACATGCAGGTGTAATAGATAAACAAGGTGGTTTGGTTAATGTAACTATTGAATCTGGATTAGATTATTATAAAGGTTCAATAAGTAATAATATCGAATCCATATCGTTAAATAAGGGAGGAAATGAGTCATTATTAGACATAATtacaaatgaaaaaaaagaagatatTAAAGAAGAAACTAGTATTATTAATCATAGAACTATAAGAATAAGTAATTTATCTCAAGATTGTCCAATCGATTTATTTGAATACAAGCAACTATCATTTATTGAAAAGggtaatttaaaaaaaaacgaacaAAACGAGGAAAAAATAGCGGAATATAATGAAAGTAACGAAAGTTACAAAACACACGAAATAATTAAtgatttgttaaaaaatattgatgcTATTCATGGAGTTGATCCATCAGTAATTTCCATTATTCAAGATGAAACTGTAAGAGTTATAGAAAAAGCAAAAAAGGAATTTGCCCCAGCCGacattttatcaaaaaagcAAATTGATGATacaataaatttatacaatttGACTGAAAATTTAGCattgtatttatatgatttatcaggaaaatatataaatgatttaGAAAAGGTAAAAGAACGTTTggaagaattaaaaaaaattcaaaggATTGTGCATAATTTCGGTACATTTAAATTAAACTATGAAAGTATGAATTTTTCTTCCTATTTCTATGTATTTGATTCTAAATTAATTAAGAATAAACCTAGTGTTTGGGGATATGTTGATACAGAAATTTTAGGACATAAAAATAGTATTGGACAAATGAGTAGTATATCAAATAGAGAAATAGGGGAAGGTTATTTTGCAAAATTAAAAGGGTTAAATTTTTACGATTTTGAAATAAGGGTAAGTGTGCTAAGTAAAGGTACTGGATGTGCTGGAATAGCATTTAGAGCTAAAGATGActtcaatttttatttatttgatatttGTGATCAAGATGGAGTAAGAAGATTAtcaaaaatagaaaatggaCATGCagatattttaaaagaaaagTATGGTGAATTttcaataaataataaatggagcacatataaaataacaaCAAGCCATGCtaatattgatatatatgaaatcgatgataaattaaatgagatgaaaatattaagtTCATTAGATGAAAAATTTTTATCGGGTACTGTGGGGTTATATTCTCAAATAAATGGCCAAGGAACATTTTTTGATGGGCTGGAAATTATAGCAAAACCCTGTTCAGAACTATCTAAAAATGGAAAACACGAAAAAAAACAGAATTATAACTGTCCTtattataaagaaaattatgataacGATTTATTTCCATATACCATAATTAATGATGTAGAATATAAATGGGGTTTTGCAAATGAAGATGATAgtgattatttattttgtaaaaaaatagaaaatatagataatgaAAGCAATGAAAATTACAAAAGTGACAAATTATATGATACTATAGCACTTTTAAAACAAAGAAAATGCTCTGATGGAATCTTAAATTTTGATATGAATTATTCTCTATccaaagaaaataaaaatttagataGGAATAAGccacatatatatatcctATTCAATTTTgtgaatgaaaataattttaatgccCTTGAAATTAGACAAGATTCTCTGAAGTTAACATCCTATAAGGATAGCAAAACAGTAACATTATCAGAATTCAACGATCATGATAAAATTACAAAGACATTAGAGCAAGATGAATGGTTCCATGTTAATGTaaaatttgataaattaaaattcaAAGCTGTAGTAAGCAATAATAATGGTTATGAAATTGAATTAGATGCAAACAATATTGATACAGATTCTATTGATTTAGGAAATGTAGGTTTCAgtgttaataattttgatgaAGTAAAATTTGATTCTATAACTTTATCATCTAATGTATTAAATTCAAATGAAAGTTTCATTGAATCCAAAACTAAAACATGGGGAACATGCGAAAAAAGCATACACGTATTAAACAGAAGATCTTCATGTGAAACTGATATACATccaaatcaaaaaaaagaaaaacataTCAATTGcattaaaaatttttgtGAAGAATGTTGTTTACATCATACCAAAATGCTGGATAGTAACGAAAGGAAACAATGTGAAAAACATTGTAAAAGAAATGATGGTTTAGCtgaaaaaatgcaaaaactATTTGAAAAGTTTATAAACAAATGTGTTTCTTTAGAAGAAAACAAGGATTATGAAAATTGCGAtgataatgatttaaattgtAGAAGCAAAACGTGTATACTTTGCTGTGAACAAAATGATGTGGTAGATTCTGATGATATTGAAGAGATATCTTTTCATAAATCAAAAGATATCCAAAAAGAGGAAACAATTGAATGTCAATTTCAGTGCAAAATAACTCATGGAATTACTGAATAA
- a CDS encoding fam-b protein, translating into MKSSIFKFVFFSIIISSFEYAQNVKPTIKNSYICVNKYFISLQELYFVNERSINLERNITNFRNNRILADTDNRFDLNNFYESTLSLINKINDDNDDDEEITKLKSIMNLQLMKSKESNTLKDLNNVDKKTKKYVLKLQKELEGLKKELDDTNNDDKKVDDKNNDNKNNDDENNDDKNNDDKNNDNKNNYDELAIKREHGKHLIEKNGHFYLSDVPEFKPMSNEGILVAKEHQEIISYINNERSTTRKLRKERTKLIKKVILLIGVCVTGLMTGMALPFLIFISIISFETAKKMWKIFRLSMKTWRTKNHSISE; encoded by the exons atgaaaagcagtatttttaaatttgtttttttttcaattattatttcttcTTTTGAATATGCCCAAAAT GTTAAAccaacaataaaaaatagttatatatgtgttaataaatatttcatttctttGCAGGAATTATACTTTGTAAACGAGAGAAGCATAAACCTTGAAAGgaatataacaaattttagAAATAATAGGATATTAGCAGATACAGACAACCGATtcgatttaaataatttttatgaatcaACTTTGAgtcttataaataaaattaatgacGACAATGATGATGACGAAGAAATAACAAAGCTTAAAAGTATTATGAATTTACAATTAATGAAGAGTAAAGAAAGTAATACATTAAAAgatttaaataatgtagATAAGAAAACTAAAAAGTACGTTTTAAAACTTCAAAAAGAATTAGAAGGATTAAAAAAAGAGCTtgatgatacaaataatgatgataaaaaggttgatgataaaaataatgataataaaaataatgatgatgaaaataatgatgataaaaataatgatgataaaaataatgataataaaaataattatgatgaaTTAGCAATAAAGCGGGAACATGGTAAACActtaatagaaaaaaatggacATTTTTATCTATCAGATGTACCAGAATTTAAACCAATGAGCAATGAAGGTATTTTGGTGGCGAAAGAACATCAAGAGATcatttcatatattaataatgaacGAAGTACTACTAGAAAGTTAAGAAAAGAAAGAACCAAATTAATAAAGAAGGTGATCTTGTTGATTGGAGTTTGTGTGACGGGATTGATGACAGGAATGGCCCtaccatttttaatttttatttcaataaTTTCATTTGAAACTGCTAAGAAAATGTGGAAAATCTTTAGATTATCCATGAAAACATGGAGAACAAAAAATCACAGCATATCAGAGTAA
- a CDS encoding fam-a protein, which translates to MNKGYIKTVFFLLSLFVYVTNKALASERFPRETSTGRFTSRTIVRRRVVTSSPSSNIAGPSNASSNVAGPSNARSNVAGPSNASSNIAGPSNASSNVTGPSNVSSNVAGPSNASSGSYESDELYENHKHLLCTNREEIKNAEKVMKDAMPLLIHHATNGNSCDKSCQSKNNGKLNMAKHGGDTYIGKMNHKFPNPNMYTDLITMLWNPYCPNKLDKTLNNGKVVRVYTPNLIMVQYRYKNNNESFQRYFYALAAKYKVSEDTAVIVMSSANINDHNHTEQKNYTNLILESANSFETEVDSEPDIRRGELKKMFVNLSGYLIKKEHNYVDITYIRSIDGNVPNDKSLPTKTLRS; encoded by the exons ATGAATAAAGGATACATTAAAAccgttttttttcttttaagcTTATTCGTATATGTGACCAATAAAGCCCTTGCAAGCGAACGATTTCCAAGAGAAACTTCTACAGGCAGATTTACTTCAAGGACGATTGTTAGGAGGAGAGTTGTTACAAGTAGTCCTAGTTCAAATATAGCAGGTCCAAGTAATGCCAGTTCAAATGTAGCAGGTCCAAGTAATGCCCGTTCAAATGTAGCAGGTCCAAGTAATGCCAGTTCAAATATAGCAGGTCCAAGTAATGCTAGTTCAAATGTCACAGGTCCAAGTAATGTTAGTTCAAATGTAGCAGGTCCAAGTAATGCTAGTTCAGGCAGTTACGA ATCGGATGAATTGTACGAGAATCACAAACACTTATTATGCACCAATCGTGAAGAAATTAAAAACGCAGAAAAAGTTATGAAAGACGCTATGCCACTTTTGATACATCATGCTACAAATGGAAACAGTTGTGATAAATCTTGTcaatcaaaaaataatggaaaattaAATATGGCGAAACATGGAGGTGATACATACATTGGAAAAATGAATCATAAATTCCCAAATCCCAATATG tATACTGACTTAATAACTATGCTATGGAATCCCTATTGTCCCAATAAACTCGATAAAACTCTGAATAAcg GAAAAGTTGTCCGTGTATATACCCCAAATTTAATAATGGTACAATAtcgttataaaaataataatgaatcaTTCCAAAgatatttttatgctttagccgcaaaatataaa GTATCTGAAGATACAGCAGTAATTGTCATGTCTTcagcaaatataaatgatcacAACCATACCGAACAGAAAAACTATACAAACCTAATTTTAGAAAGCGCAAATTCATTTGAAACTGAAGTTGATTCTGAACCGGATATTAGAAGGggggaattaaaaaaaatgtttgtcAACTTATCCGGATATCTCATTAAAAAAGAACACAATTATGTTGATATTACCTATATCAGATCG ATCGATGGTAATGTTCCCAATGACAAAAGTTTACCTACCAAAACACTTCGATCATAA
- a CDS encoding tubulin subunit beta: MVREIIFLHVGQCGNQLGHEFWSVAIKEYLNNKKINEKKEVLGKYSSMNDSESSFFENVCDDLNSNHNEHLKARAILIDTETGVTNEVFKSSISEYFDKNNIFTQQSGAGNNWSQGYMYYGRMYENMIDNIIRKNVEKCDSLQSFYITSSLGGGTGSGLGSYVLEMLSDNYKQIKFSNCVFPSACDDVITSPYNSFFALTKIHEFSNCVLPVSNDALLNILNSKKLKEKEHNNKNDYSKMNNIVANLIVNLTSSMRFEGSLNVDINEICTNLVPYPFFNFMLSSLSPCLETENIRNFDNLFKNVLNHNNQMLIASPKDGLCLSMAFLCRGNISISDITKNILLTKNNLNILKYNKDATKIGLCNVPPLNQPYSLLCLINSCEIRNSFLQILERFNKLFKRKAHLHHYLEYLTMDDIFEFKEKIQNLIFEYSYIQKNSFCSSKFLNKDTIEMLGYDICDESYITVNNGSDDTNTCPNYLKQKIKINDKNTNWFDFKNKPII; this comes from the coding sequence ATGGTGCgtgaaattatatttttacatgtTGGACAATGCGGAAATCAGCTAGGACACGAATTTTGGTCAGTAGCAATTAAAGAATacttaaataataaaaagataaatgaaaaaaaagaagtaTTAGGTAAATACAGTTCTATGAACGATTCtgaatcatcattttttgaaAACGTATGTGATGATTTGAACTCAAATCATAACGAACATTTAAAAGCTAGAGCTATATTAATAGACACTGAAACTGGAGTTACAAATGAAGTATTTAAAAGCTCTATTTCGGAATATTTtgacaaaaataatatatttactcAGCAATCTGGTGCAGGCAATAATTGGTCTCAAGGATATATGTATTATGGAAGAATGTATGAAAATATGattgataatataattagaaaaaatgtagaaaaatGTGATTCATTGCAATCTTTTTACATTACATCATCGTTAGGAGGTGGGACCGGTTCAGGCTTAGGTTCGTACGTTTTAGAAATGTTGTCTGATAACTATAAGCAAATAAAATTTAGTAATTGTGTATTCCCATCAGCATGTGATGATGTAATTACATCTCCATATAATAGTTTTTTTGCCTTAACAAAAATACATGAGTTTTCAAACTGTGTTTTACCAGTATCAAATGATGCGTtactaaatattttaaatagtaAAAAGTTGAAAGAAAAGGAacataataacaaaaatgattattcaaaaatgaataatataGTAGCTAACCTTATTGTAAATTTAACAAGTTCAATGCGATTTGAAGGTTCATTAAATGTagatataaatgaaatatgCACTAATTTAGTCCcatatccattttttaattttatgttATCATCATTAAGTCCGTGTTTAGAAACAGAGAATATAAgaaattttgataatttgtttaaaaatgttttaaatcaCAATAACCAAATGTTAATAGCTAGCCCCAAAGATGGCCTATGCTTATCTATGGCATTTTTATGTAGAGGTAACATAAGTATTTCAGACATTACcaaaaacattttattaacaaaaaataatttaaatattttaaagtataataaagaCGCTACAAAAATAGGGTTATGCAATGTGCCTCCGTTAAATCAGCCTTATAGTTTATTGTGCCTAATTAACTCATGTGAAATAAGAAATAGttttttacaaatattaGAACGATTTAATAAACTATTCAAAAGAAAAGCTCATTTGCATCATTATTTGGAATATTTAACCATGGATGATATATTTGAGTTTAAAGAGAAAATccaaaatttaatttttgagTATagttatatacaaaaaaattcattttgttcatctaaatttttaaataaagatacaATTGAGATGTTAGGATATGATATATGTGACGAAAGTTATATAACTGTTAACAATGGAAGTGATGATACTAATACTTGtccaaattatttaaaacaaaaaataaaaataaatgacaaaaatacaaattggtttgattttaaaaataagccaattatataa